A DNA window from Dendrosporobacter quercicolus contains the following coding sequences:
- a CDS encoding YjbH domain-containing protein: MKKIMLAAVCATFIVTAPVAAAPAVNGSTGLINTPSADVLREGQFSLGYYNLHEGNAGSFGIGIAPKLELSVAAFDYDRRSNETYLNAKFGVLPESVMTPGLAIGIEDMADETDRSFYAVASKGLPLGFRIHAGVGNGRYDGFFAGIEKVLNPVSVVTGNSVFPTTSLIAEYDGHDMNFGARLTLVSGLKVDAGWRHDKTYVGATFTY; this comes from the coding sequence ATGAAAAAAATTATGCTTGCTGCGGTGTGCGCGACTTTTATAGTAACCGCTCCTGTTGCCGCCGCCCCTGCAGTTAACGGTTCAACGGGGTTAATCAATACTCCTTCGGCCGACGTATTGCGTGAAGGCCAGTTTTCCCTGGGCTACTATAATCTCCACGAAGGCAATGCCGGCAGCTTTGGCATCGGCATTGCGCCAAAGCTGGAGCTTAGCGTTGCCGCTTTTGACTATGACCGCCGTTCCAATGAAACCTATCTGAATGCCAAATTCGGGGTATTGCCGGAATCGGTGATGACCCCCGGCCTGGCCATAGGGATAGAGGATATGGCAGATGAAACGGATCGTTCTTTTTATGCGGTAGCCAGCAAGGGCTTGCCCTTAGGCTTTAGAATCCACGCCGGGGTGGGAAATGGCCGCTATGACGGTTTCTTTGCCGGAATCGAGAAGGTTCTTAATCCGGTGAGCGTTGTCACCGGGAATAGCGTTTTCCCGACAACATCGCTGATTGCTGAATATGACGGACACGATATGAACTTCGGGGCCAGGCTGACCCTGGTATCAGGCCTAAAGGTTGATGCAGGCTGGCGGCACGACAAAACATATGTTGGCGCGACCTTTACTTACTAA
- a CDS encoding sigma-70 family RNA polymerase sigma factor, whose product MQLKQYLSELNKVRLLEPAEEQRLWLEYKQTDSLECRRRLIESYQPLVFKTAICWQTDEATLMDIIQEGTVGLIEAVENYDPARGVAFCLYASHRIRGRMINYLNREGKRNLAYIDSPLTTEEGAGGTLSDLLIDNALPVAQQAEHNFLVEQVKNALGRLPDKEKLVLNGVFLEDQEPKQLAETMDLSISHVYRLQKQGIRRIRGMLAHFMQNW is encoded by the coding sequence ATGCAGTTAAAACAATATCTCAGTGAACTGAATAAAGTCCGGCTGCTGGAGCCCGCCGAGGAACAGCGGCTATGGCTTGAATATAAACAAACCGATAGCCTGGAGTGCCGCCGCCGTCTCATTGAAAGCTATCAACCCCTGGTGTTCAAAACAGCGATTTGCTGGCAGACGGATGAGGCGACCTTAATGGATATCATCCAGGAAGGAACGGTCGGTTTAATTGAGGCTGTGGAAAACTATGATCCGGCCAGGGGAGTAGCGTTTTGCTTATATGCGTCACACCGGATTCGCGGCCGGATGATTAACTATCTGAACCGGGAAGGCAAACGGAATCTGGCCTATATTGACAGCCCGCTGACAACGGAGGAGGGCGCCGGCGGCACATTAAGCGATTTGCTGATTGACAATGCTCTGCCGGTGGCGCAGCAGGCCGAGCACAACTTTCTGGTTGAGCAGGTAAAAAACGCTCTGGGCCGTCTGCCGGACAAAGAGAAGCTGGTCTTAAACGGGGTGTTTCTGGAGGATCAGGAACCCAAACAGCTTGCTGAAACGATGGATTTGAGCATTTCCCATGTTTATCGCCTGCAGAAACAGGGTATCCGGCGCATACGCGGCATGCTGGCCCACTTCATGCAGAACTGGTAA
- a CDS encoding OmpH family outer membrane protein — translation MKLSKKQILLFLVAFVAVIFISGCSSNTQNVGVLDVNKVMSDSPKIKQFQDQLNTKGKELSDQLEKDKASLSAEEFQKRQETAYGEFLKTKQELEGQIDSSIKQVLDQVAQEKKMGVILYKNGVAQGGTDITDEVIQKLQ, via the coding sequence ATGAAACTGAGTAAAAAGCAGATTTTACTTTTCCTGGTAGCCTTTGTCGCCGTTATCTTTATCAGTGGCTGCAGCAGCAACACCCAGAATGTCGGTGTGCTTGATGTAAATAAGGTAATGTCCGACAGTCCCAAAATAAAGCAGTTTCAGGATCAGTTAAACACCAAGGGAAAAGAACTGAGCGATCAACTGGAAAAAGACAAAGCCAGCCTAAGTGCTGAGGAATTTCAAAAGCGGCAGGAAACTGCTTATGGTGAATTTTTGAAAACCAAGCAGGAGCTGGAAGGACAGATCGATTCCAGCATTAAGCAGGTTCTGGATCAGGTTGCTCAGGAGAAAAAGATGGGTGTCATTCTTTACAAAAATGGTGTAGCCCAGGGCGGAACCGATATTACTGATGAAGTCATTCAGAAATTGCAATAG
- the lpxD gene encoding UDP-3-O-(3-hydroxymyristoyl)glucosamine N-acyltransferase codes for MKKTLKEIAELVDGTISGEENLMITGVTNIEDAGPNDITFAVAPHLEKALASRAAAVIIPSNVTKFAKPAIRVDHPRMAFTKLLELFTPPLTVKREVHESVIVGNHVKLGENVAILPYAVLADDVVIGDNTVIYPHTYIGQGVVVGSDTLIHSNVAIREFCRIGSRVVVQSGAVIGSDGFGFITMQGRHHKVPQVGNVVIEDDAEIGANVTIDRATTGSTIVRAGTKIDNLVHLAHNVVIGENCFLVAQTGIAGSVQIGNNVTFAGQCGSAGHLLIGDNCVFAAKSGIISDVPAGSFYAGFPARPHKEWLRGEAALHKLPGLLKKFRDLEKRLEQVEEKNNQ; via the coding sequence TTGAAAAAGACACTAAAAGAAATTGCTGAGCTGGTTGACGGGACAATAAGCGGAGAAGAAAATCTGATGATCACCGGCGTGACCAATATTGAGGATGCCGGCCCCAATGATATTACTTTCGCCGTTGCGCCGCATTTGGAGAAAGCGCTGGCTTCTCGGGCCGCGGCTGTCATTATCCCGTCCAACGTCACTAAGTTTGCCAAACCAGCCATCCGGGTTGATCATCCCCGGATGGCTTTTACCAAATTGCTGGAGCTTTTTACGCCGCCGTTAACGGTAAAACGCGAAGTGCACGAGAGCGTTATAGTAGGCAATCATGTTAAGCTGGGCGAGAATGTTGCCATTTTGCCTTATGCCGTCTTGGCTGATGATGTGGTCATCGGCGACAACACGGTCATTTATCCTCATACCTATATCGGTCAGGGTGTGGTGGTCGGGTCTGACACGCTGATTCATTCCAATGTCGCTATCCGGGAATTCTGCCGGATTGGCAGCCGGGTAGTCGTGCAGAGCGGCGCAGTGATCGGCAGTGATGGCTTTGGTTTCATTACCATGCAGGGCCGCCATCATAAGGTGCCCCAGGTAGGTAATGTGGTGATTGAGGATGACGCCGAAATTGGCGCTAATGTCACCATTGACCGGGCGACAACCGGCAGTACGATTGTAAGAGCAGGTACAAAAATTGATAATCTGGTGCATTTGGCTCATAATGTCGTGATTGGGGAGAACTGTTTTTTGGTTGCCCAAACGGGTATTGCCGGCAGTGTTCAGATTGGCAATAATGTAACCTTTGCCGGTCAATGCGGCAGCGCCGGGCATCTTCTCATTGGCGATAATTGCGTGTTTGCAGCCAAGTCTGGAATTATCAGCGATGTTCCGGCAGGCTCTTTCTACGCCGGGTTTCCAGCCAGGCCGCACAAGGAATGGCTGCGGGGCGAAGCTGCCCTTCATAAGTTACCAGGTTTATTAAAAAAATTCCGCGACCTGGAAAAACGCCTGGAGCAGGTAGAAGAAAAAAACAACCAATAA
- a CDS encoding molecular chaperone Skp, with translation MSIKRTVIPLMVLLVLVAATGCFNKTAQQDTAAPAGIGVIDLNKAVEVHPKYQQLLTLKKELNTIVAQAEVEQQQAAAKAKPQAGGLLPPDGAALNTALEQEFKEKMAAKQAELQQTLAAKAGDLHSKLETELKEYSSEVDQEYQPQIFNLQLKLKTVQLSQEELTALQAEVQKLQQIRSEKLAIKEKELSERMNASLAPEQAAAEQQLAAYAKELQAELAQKAAAASAEIAARNQASLDSLAPDPGAVTGQLAQQAGMKRQEIQVLEEFILQDVRDKAAKIAAERQLDSVIANVQVNVSAMDITEAVIAEFKK, from the coding sequence GTGTCCATTAAACGCACTGTTATACCACTAATGGTTTTGCTGGTATTGGTTGCAGCCACCGGCTGCTTCAACAAAACGGCCCAACAAGACACCGCAGCTCCTGCCGGTATTGGCGTTATTGACCTGAATAAGGCGGTTGAAGTCCATCCGAAATATCAGCAGCTGCTGACCTTGAAAAAAGAGCTCAATACCATTGTGGCTCAGGCCGAGGTTGAGCAGCAGCAAGCCGCCGCCAAGGCCAAACCGCAGGCCGGCGGGCTGCTGCCGCCGGACGGTGCAGCGCTGAATACGGCGCTGGAGCAGGAATTTAAAGAGAAAATGGCGGCTAAACAGGCTGAACTGCAGCAAACGCTGGCGGCGAAAGCTGGCGACTTGCATAGTAAGCTGGAAACTGAGCTGAAAGAATATAGCAGTGAGGTTGATCAAGAATATCAGCCACAGATTTTTAATTTGCAGTTAAAACTAAAAACGGTCCAATTAAGTCAGGAAGAACTGACGGCTCTGCAGGCTGAAGTCCAGAAGCTGCAGCAAATACGCAGCGAAAAACTTGCGATCAAAGAAAAAGAACTGTCTGAGCGCATGAACGCCTCGCTGGCTCCGGAGCAGGCCGCGGCTGAGCAGCAATTAGCGGCTTATGCCAAGGAGCTTCAGGCCGAACTCGCGCAAAAGGCGGCAGCGGCGAGTGCTGAAATAGCCGCCCGCAATCAGGCTTCCCTGGATAGCCTGGCTCCGGATCCCGGTGCTGTGACTGGCCAGTTGGCGCAGCAGGCTGGCATGAAACGGCAGGAGATTCAGGTTCTGGAGGAATTTATCCTGCAGGATGTGCGTGATAAAGCCGCGAAAATTGCCGCTGAGCGTCAGCTTGACAGTGTAATCGCCAATGTCCAGGTCAATGTCAGTGCAATGGATATTACTGAGGCCGTCATTGCCGAGTTTAAGAAATAA
- a CDS encoding OmpH family outer membrane protein yields MLKLEKKQIKLITLAVAAVFILGTVGVAIGQYGTSQASAAANTSKVGVVNHQMLVSQHPDMAKAQEAMQAEVAQAKKDFDEKSANMNDKEQQDYYLQLQQRLNLKQQELIAPVFDKVDAAIKAVADSKGLSIVLDKGNVVYGGQDITDEVVKKFSGK; encoded by the coding sequence ATGTTGAAACTGGAAAAAAAGCAAATAAAACTGATTACCCTGGCGGTTGCCGCCGTATTCATTTTAGGTACAGTAGGCGTGGCGATTGGCCAGTACGGTACCTCCCAGGCATCGGCTGCGGCCAATACTTCCAAAGTCGGTGTGGTGAATCACCAGATGCTGGTATCGCAGCACCCGGACATGGCTAAGGCCCAGGAAGCCATGCAGGCTGAAGTTGCTCAGGCCAAAAAAGATTTTGATGAAAAATCGGCCAATATGAATGATAAAGAACAGCAGGACTATTACCTGCAGCTGCAGCAGCGTTTAAACTTAAAGCAACAGGAACTGATTGCACCGGTCTTTGACAAGGTTGACGCAGCCATCAAAGCTGTGGCTGATTCCAAAGGTCTTAGCATTGTCCTGGACAAGGGCAATGTTGTCTATGGCGGTCAGGATATTACCGATGAAGTGGTCAAGAAATTCTCAGGAAAATAA
- a CDS encoding translocation/assembly module TamB domain-containing protein — MMKYKAKVLMAAVLILAATLTAVWQNKSQELMATAASALSSELAGAIGTNVQVGSMKIGALNSIIIDGISIYDHKDQLLLSAEEVNVAISLWRILQGQTSIAAINAITVVRPVMTLSQRPDGQWNIEDLLDSTTSGDLALRLKLSLIEGTATINSTAGQWRLQNINGSLNLEQQSATGIKLSFAHQAATADIRGFWGGKHGSLTIKADHLALADYQALLPADGSIQLSEGTATAIEAIVSQNNGRISYAGEARIHDGAIRIDDIPLREIQGLITFTENDLNLFNTVKVFEQPLKLRGKITTFTTEPVLNLSASSPAFDPAAVKADFPVQGVIAFDADITGLAANPKVSGHFSLKQARVYEQTVQDAEIDLSYADQLLQLEDFRGKLLGGSVAAQGTVELQTQQFNLHIRGSQLDSAALADFVPGLSGYADIDIIAVGDQDIDRAVIFGTASMNAGRYQGIAFNGLNGSFYKNGPDLAIDYVNVGLGQGTATASGVMVNRRLNFSVRGNGLPLQVLAARQPELQLDGTAAFSGTVAGTAEHPDLQAEFTAVNGQVLAQPFTAASGKVRLSDDRLVLQNVALTDGAARHTIDGSIGLAGAQVVDLTVSSRQARAENLVKLLIPGEQLTGNVDNDIRLTGPLNNISASGHIVLSEGSFRGFLIARGSGGYALSNGQTTISDFVIHSLNTQVKIGGVIDPDQQLDLDITAQDVDIAKLHLRSPYPIGGQATFTGKLRGTPTSPVFTGRLSAERLSFNAQPLEQVAGNLNIVGDQIDITSFGFRQGDGSFTFSGGLNLSSEEIYGNVEVDNGQLAALLAILNTPLEGVDGRLNGKIVISGNMARPNVALTGQLNNGQLKKYPLDHIEIDVALSNNIVTVKQFTAQQGQGILAVYGTADLDGPLNLEVGGRDIDAGLITNWFDSSIETKGKLDFAAQVTGTVHSPSANVSLEITGGGVANATFDSLYGLLVLDQGNINVNQLMLSKGNYRASAYGVIPVAALTAQGRQQGAVKDQMDLKVRLDEADLSIMPLLTKEVAWAVGRTQGELAIGGTLVQPTVTGSILVKDGVMKLTSLADPIQKVGLDIQFAGDKMNLKTFEGLMGGGSYSLTGSAKWSGLTLDDYHFNLKLDKLGVKHKYFKGPLNGELTFDSGPRRPKLAGRLVFENATADIPYLPEMTADSPDIALDVEVIAGKKVRLYNPYMYDIWADGRVKFGGTTRRPDVSGRLTASRGTVSYLRTPFNIKEASAEFTQLGSFAPVIRLNAETRLDRTRIFLDINGPVGEMDFRLTAEPAMSQQEILSLLTLRSRYFDKQDGDDSGLGRDELLTLLDAGLQIRFVAELESAFRKAFGLDEFRLVRDTLDADSSETVRDREVYNIEIGKYLTDRFMLNYTMGVGYDDNNKIGFRYELTRRMSLIGSYDKLDGEMIGVETRFKF; from the coding sequence ATGATGAAGTATAAGGCCAAAGTGCTGATGGCAGCAGTCTTAATATTGGCCGCGACTCTAACTGCTGTCTGGCAGAACAAAAGCCAAGAGTTGATGGCTACTGCCGCAAGTGCCTTATCTTCTGAACTTGCGGGAGCAATTGGCACCAATGTACAAGTGGGATCCATGAAAATTGGCGCTTTGAATTCAATTATAATTGATGGCATTTCCATCTATGACCATAAGGATCAGTTATTGTTATCGGCGGAAGAAGTAAATGTAGCCATTAGTCTGTGGCGAATTCTGCAAGGGCAGACCTCAATTGCCGCAATCAATGCGATCACCGTTGTCAGGCCGGTAATGACCTTAAGCCAGCGGCCAGACGGACAATGGAATATCGAAGACCTGCTGGATTCAACAACCAGCGGCGATTTAGCCCTGCGGCTTAAACTCAGTCTGATTGAGGGGACTGCAACGATCAACAGCACTGCCGGACAATGGCGGCTGCAGAATATTAACGGGTCATTGAATCTGGAACAGCAGTCGGCAACCGGGATTAAGCTCTCTTTTGCCCATCAAGCCGCTACTGCCGATATCCGTGGTTTTTGGGGCGGTAAGCACGGCTCTTTAACCATTAAAGCCGATCATCTGGCATTGGCGGACTATCAAGCGCTGTTGCCGGCGGATGGTTCAATACAGCTCAGTGAGGGTACGGCCACGGCAATTGAGGCGATAGTAAGCCAAAATAACGGCAGGATCAGTTATGCAGGGGAAGCCCGCATTCATGACGGCGCTATCCGGATTGATGATATTCCGTTACGGGAGATCCAGGGTCTGATCACGTTTACGGAAAACGACCTGAATTTGTTTAACACTGTCAAGGTATTTGAACAGCCGCTGAAATTGCGGGGGAAAATTACCACCTTTACGACTGAACCGGTTCTCAACCTGTCCGCCTCTTCGCCGGCCTTTGATCCGGCCGCGGTAAAGGCTGATTTCCCTGTCCAGGGCGTGATTGCGTTTGATGCCGATATTACCGGCCTGGCTGCCAATCCCAAGGTAAGCGGTCATTTTAGTTTAAAACAGGCCCGGGTGTATGAGCAAACAGTACAAGATGCCGAGATTGATTTAAGTTATGCGGATCAACTGTTGCAGCTGGAGGATTTCCGGGGCAAGCTCCTGGGCGGAAGCGTCGCCGCGCAGGGTACTGTTGAACTGCAGACGCAGCAGTTTAATCTGCATATCCGGGGCAGCCAGCTGGACAGTGCGGCGCTGGCCGATTTTGTTCCCGGCTTGAGCGGTTATGCCGATATTGATATTATTGCCGTAGGCGATCAGGATATCGACCGGGCCGTTATCTTCGGTACGGCCTCAATGAATGCCGGGCGGTATCAGGGAATCGCCTTTAACGGGCTGAACGGCAGCTTCTATAAAAATGGTCCGGATCTGGCGATTGATTACGTTAATGTCGGTTTGGGCCAGGGCACAGCCACCGCCAGCGGCGTCATGGTCAATCGACGCCTGAACTTTAGCGTCCGCGGCAATGGCCTGCCTTTACAGGTATTGGCTGCGCGCCAGCCGGAGCTGCAGCTTGACGGTACAGCCGCCTTTAGCGGTACGGTTGCCGGAACGGCAGAGCACCCTGATCTGCAGGCTGAATTTACCGCAGTCAACGGGCAGGTTTTGGCTCAGCCGTTTACCGCAGCCAGCGGTAAAGTCCGCTTGTCTGACGATCGGCTGGTGCTGCAGAATGTAGCGCTGACCGATGGCGCGGCCAGGCATACGATTGACGGTTCGATCGGCCTTGCCGGGGCTCAGGTGGTCGATCTGACGGTTTCGTCCCGCCAGGCGCGGGCCGAGAATTTGGTAAAGCTGCTGATACCGGGGGAACAGCTGACCGGCAATGTTGATAACGATATCAGATTGACCGGCCCTTTGAATAATATTTCGGCCAGCGGCCATATTGTTCTGTCTGAAGGCAGTTTTCGCGGCTTTCTGATTGCCAGGGGTTCAGGCGGCTATGCGCTGAGCAACGGACAGACGACCATTAGCGATTTTGTCATCCACTCGCTGAATACGCAAGTCAAAATTGGCGGCGTGATTGACCCCGATCAGCAGCTTGATTTGGATATTACCGCTCAGGATGTCGATATTGCCAAGCTGCATCTCCGTTCCCCTTACCCCATAGGCGGTCAGGCTACTTTTACCGGTAAATTGCGCGGTACGCCAACCAGCCCGGTGTTTACCGGCCGGCTGTCGGCCGAGCGTTTATCGTTCAATGCCCAGCCGCTGGAGCAGGTAGCCGGCAATCTTAATATTGTCGGTGATCAGATTGATATTACTTCGTTTGGTTTCCGGCAGGGGGATGGAAGCTTTACCTTCTCCGGGGGCTTAAATCTTTCTTCTGAAGAAATTTATGGCAATGTTGAGGTGGATAACGGTCAGCTGGCCGCCCTGCTGGCTATTCTTAACACCCCGCTGGAGGGCGTCGACGGCCGGCTTAACGGTAAAATTGTCATTAGCGGGAATATGGCAAGGCCGAATGTCGCCCTGACCGGGCAGCTGAACAATGGGCAACTGAAAAAGTATCCGCTGGATCATATTGAAATTGATGTTGCGCTAAGCAATAATATTGTCACAGTCAAGCAGTTTACGGCGCAGCAGGGTCAGGGAATCCTGGCCGTCTACGGCACCGCCGACCTGGATGGGCCGCTGAACCTGGAGGTGGGCGGCCGGGATATTGATGCCGGGCTGATTACCAATTGGTTTGATTCCAGTATAGAAACAAAAGGCAAGCTCGATTTTGCCGCGCAGGTGACCGGTACTGTCCACAGCCCCAGTGCTAATGTATCCCTTGAAATCACCGGCGGCGGAGTGGCAAACGCCACCTTCGATTCCCTGTACGGGCTGCTGGTGCTGGATCAGGGCAATATTAACGTCAATCAGCTGATGCTGTCCAAAGGGAATTACCGGGCCAGCGCTTACGGCGTTATTCCGGTGGCGGCGCTTACCGCCCAGGGGCGGCAACAGGGTGCGGTGAAAGATCAGATGGATCTTAAGGTGCGGCTGGATGAAGCCGATCTCAGCATTATGCCGCTCTTAACCAAAGAAGTCGCCTGGGCGGTCGGCCGGACGCAAGGTGAATTGGCGATTGGGGGAACGCTGGTTCAACCTACGGTGACCGGCAGTATTCTGGTCAAAGACGGCGTGATGAAGTTAACGTCACTGGCTGATCCAATCCAAAAAGTGGGTCTTGATATTCAATTTGCCGGTGATAAAATGAATTTAAAGACGTTTGAAGGCTTGATGGGGGGCGGCTCGTATAGTCTTACCGGCTCCGCCAAATGGAGCGGCCTGACGTTGGATGATTATCATTTTAACCTCAAATTAGATAAACTTGGCGTAAAGCACAAATACTTCAAAGGGCCGTTAAACGGAGAACTGACATTTGACAGTGGCCCCAGACGGCCAAAGCTGGCCGGCCGGCTGGTGTTTGAGAATGCTACCGCCGATATCCCCTACCTGCCGGAGATGACGGCCGACAGTCCCGATATTGCCCTGGATGTGGAGGTTATTGCCGGCAAAAAAGTCCGTCTGTATAATCCCTACATGTATGATATATGGGCTGATGGCCGGGTCAAATTTGGCGGCACAACCAGGCGGCCGGATGTTTCCGGACGTCTTACCGCCAGCAGGGGGACGGTCAGTTATCTTAGAACTCCCTTTAACATTAAAGAAGCCAGCGCCGAATTTACCCAGTTGGGCTCGTTCGCTCCGGTTATTAGACTGAATGCCGAGACGCGCCTTGACCGGACCAGAATTTTTCTGGACATCAACGGTCCGGTTGGCGAAATGGATTTTCGCCTGACTGCCGAGCCGGCGATGAGCCAACAGGAAATCCTTTCCCTCTTAACGCTGCGCAGCCGCTATTTCGATAAACAGGATGGCGACGATTCCGGGCTGGGCCGGGATGAGCTTTTGACCCTGCTGGACGCCGGACTGCAAATACGGTTTGTCGCTGAACTGGAGAGCGCTTTCCGTAAGGCCTTTGGCCTTGATGAATTCAGGCTGGTGCGCGATACACTGGATGCGGACAGCAGTGAAACGGTCCGTGACCGTGAAGTGTACAATATAGAAATAGGCAAATATCTCACCGACCGGTTTATGCTAAACTACACCATGGGTGTTGGTTATGACGATAACAACAAGATTGGTTTCCGGTATGAGCTTACCAGACGGATGAGCCTGATTGGCTCCTATGATAAATTAGATGGTGAGATGATTGGGGTTGAAACCCGGTTTAAGTTTTAA
- a CDS encoding BamA/OMP85 family outer membrane protein, with translation MTTRQRYGHLLLAAIFSICTILSAAAPALAADLSGKTVTAVNITGNATVAESDIMAVVKTTPGDALAADAVKQDMQAIYELGYFFDVVANFTEVPEGVKVVYTVMENPALQDIVIKGNTKVPTDKLLSLLGVAKGTVLNTKTLNENARAIEQYYHDQGFILAKVSDVSMSPGGVLTLTVNEGVLEGIVIKGNEKTKERVITREMKLKAGEPFNVKDARRSMQKVYNLGYFEDVNMKLNPGQEPNAVVLEASVVEQKTGTFSIGGGYSKSDGMVGIIELGDNNFKGTGDKVKIHWEFGGDASDKNYEFTYTRPWLDAKQTSLSFSLYDMTNEYSDYYEGGKLRSTYDKQRRGWDVTLGRPQNDYISHYVTFKHRTDRYVEWAGDGIDYAQTDEDADNYDENYNAQYLEDNFGTTNSVSLARVMDTRDNVFNPTEGERLSVTAEFAGRAFGGEFDFNKYTLEDRQYFKVGRDHVVAVRATLGYADGNMPDSGKFSVGGADTLRGFEDDQYKGNKMLAASVEYRFPIAKKIQGVVFSDIGKAWEGEGYKLDDLEASAGVGVRVTTPIGPIRIDYAQGSEGGKTHFSFGGQF, from the coding sequence ATGACTACTCGACAACGCTATGGGCATCTGTTGCTTGCGGCTATTTTCAGTATTTGTACCATTTTATCTGCTGCTGCCCCTGCGTTAGCCGCTGACCTCAGCGGTAAAACCGTTACCGCAGTAAATATTACCGGCAACGCCACAGTGGCTGAAAGCGATATTATGGCAGTTGTCAAAACAACGCCGGGGGATGCCCTGGCGGCAGATGCCGTTAAGCAGGACATGCAGGCAATTTATGAGCTGGGTTATTTCTTTGATGTTGTAGCTAATTTTACTGAAGTTCCCGAAGGCGTAAAAGTAGTTTATACCGTGATGGAAAACCCGGCGCTGCAGGATATCGTGATCAAAGGCAATACGAAAGTACCGACAGACAAACTGTTAAGTCTGTTGGGAGTTGCCAAGGGGACAGTGCTGAATACCAAAACACTGAATGAAAATGCCCGGGCGATTGAGCAGTATTACCATGACCAGGGGTTTATTCTGGCGAAAGTCAGCGATGTGTCGATGAGCCCCGGCGGTGTGCTGACACTGACGGTCAATGAGGGCGTTTTGGAAGGCATTGTGATTAAGGGCAATGAAAAAACGAAGGAAAGAGTCATTACCCGCGAAATGAAGCTTAAGGCCGGCGAGCCCTTTAACGTTAAGGATGCGCGCCGCAGTATGCAAAAAGTGTACAACCTGGGATACTTTGAAGATGTCAATATGAAGCTTAATCCCGGGCAGGAACCCAATGCGGTTGTGCTGGAGGCCAGTGTGGTGGAGCAAAAAACCGGCACCTTCTCCATCGGCGGCGGCTACAGTAAATCCGACGGGATGGTCGGAATCATTGAATTAGGTGATAATAATTTCAAAGGTACTGGCGACAAAGTCAAGATTCACTGGGAATTCGGCGGCGATGCCAGCGACAAGAATTATGAATTCACTTATACCCGCCCCTGGCTGGATGCCAAGCAAACCTCGCTGAGCTTTAGCCTCTATGACATGACCAATGAATACAGTGATTATTATGAGGGCGGCAAGCTGCGTTCAACCTATGATAAGCAGCGCCGCGGCTGGGATGTCACGCTGGGACGTCCCCAGAACGACTATATCAGTCATTACGTGACCTTCAAGCACCGTACCGACCGCTATGTCGAATGGGCCGGCGACGGGATTGACTATGCGCAGACCGATGAGGATGCCGACAACTATGATGAGAATTATAATGCCCAGTACCTGGAGGATAATTTCGGCACCACCAACAGCGTCAGCCTGGCGCGGGTGATGGATACCAGGGATAATGTCTTTAATCCGACCGAGGGCGAACGGTTATCGGTAACGGCTGAATTTGCCGGACGGGCCTTCGGCGGTGAGTTTGACTTTAATAAATATACGCTGGAGGACCGGCAGTACTTTAAGGTAGGCCGGGACCACGTCGTAGCGGTTCGGGCAACCCTCGGTTATGCCGACGGCAATATGCCGGACAGCGGCAAGTTCTCGGTCGGCGGCGCTGATACGCTGCGCGGCTTTGAAGATGACCAGTACAAAGGCAACAAAATGCTGGCGGCTTCGGTTGAATATCGCTTCCCTATTGCCAAGAAGATTCAGGGCGTGGTTTTCTCTGATATCGGCAAAGCCTGGGAGGGCGAAGGCTATAAATTGGATGACCTGGAAGCAAGCGCCGGGGTCGGCGTCAGGGTAACGACGCCAATTGGCCCGATCAGGATTGATTACGCGCAGGGTTCAGAAGGCGGAAAAACGCATTTTAGCTTTGGCGGACAATTCTAA